AGGTCAGGCGGGCAACGGGACGTGGCGCAGCTTGGTAGCGCACTTGACTGGGGGTCAAGGGGTCGCAGGTTCAAATCCTGTCGTCCCGACTTTACGAAGTCGCAGATCAGGGGCCGTTTCAGAGGACATCTGAAACGGCCCCTGGATCATTTTCCGGGCGGCCGGCCGGGGGCTGTCCCGGCCGGCCTTGAGGTGTTGTGCCTTTCCCGTGAGCCGGCGGGGTGCCGTCAGCGCACGTAGACGTTGGGCTGCGGCGGGCGGGTCATGCCGGCGCCGAGGAAGTAGCTGGGGTGGGGCGGCTGGTTGTAGGCGGTGTTCTGCCAGGCCAGGGCGGTGCGGTACTGGGCGTCGTGGACCAGGGTGTGCAGTTTGGTGGTCGTCGGGGTGGTCGTGGCGTAGATGCGCAGGGCGTTGTTGCCCGAGTGGCGCCAGATGACCTCCTCGCGCCAGTCGCCGAAGAGGTCGCCCGAGAGCACCGGGGTGGACTTGGTGCCGTTGCTGGAGGCCACGCCGCTGCCCGTGAGCAGCCGGGTGTCGCCGCCGGTGCCGTACTTGTCGATCTGGGTGCCGTTCAGCAGTTCGCGCACCGGGTCGGCGTCCCACCAGGCGAGGAAGTTCGCCGAGGACGGGTTGCGGCCGACGTTGCCGCCGGAGGCGTTGCGCAGGTTGGTCATGTTCGGCCCGGAGCCCCAGAACTCGGCGCCCGCGTTGCCGGCGTAGATGTCACCGGCCACGCCGCGGCCCGGGCCCTCGGAGCCACTGGTGGGGGTGCGGTGGATGACCTGTCCGGTACGGGCGTCGTGCAGGTCGGAGCCGGGCTGGTTGCTCGCCTCGTGGATGGAGAAGACCTCCAGGCCGGCGCGGCCCGGCACGAAGTCACCGACGTGCAGGGCGTCGCCGTGGCCGAAGCCCGTGGCGTACATCAGGCGGCCGTTGTCGTCGATGGTCGCCGAGCCGTAGACGATCTCCTGGCGGCCGTCGGCGTCGACGTCGGCGACGGACAACTGGTGGTTGCCCTGGCCGTGCGCGGCGCCGTTGCCGGAGGCGTTGGAGTCGAACGTCCAGCGCTTGACGAGCTGTCCGTTGCGGAAGTCCCAGGCGGCGATGACGGCGCGGGTGTAGTAGCCGCGGGCCATGATCAGGGACGGGCGCTGACCGTCGAGGTACGCGGTGCCGGCCAGGAAGCGGTCCGCGCGGTTGCCGTAGTTGTCGCCCCAGGAGGAGAGGTTGCCGCGCGGCGGGTCGTAGCTGACGGTGGACATCGCGGCGCCGGTCAGACCGTTGAACATGGTCAGGTACTCGGGCCCGGTCAGGACGTAGCCGCTGGAGTTGCGGTGGTCGGCGCTCGCGTTGCCGATGACGGTGCCCCGGCCGTCGCGCGTGGCGTCCGCCGTCTTCATGGCCACCTCGGCCTTGCCGTCGCCGTCGTAGTCGTACACCTGGAACTGGGTGTAGTGCGCCCCGGCCCGGATGTTGCGGCCGAGATCGACGCGCCACAGCCGCTGGCCGCCCAGCCGGTAGGCGTCGATGTAGACGTTGCCGGTCACGCCGGACTGCGAGTTGTCCTTCGCGTTGTCCGGGTCCCACTTCACGATCAGCTCGTACTGTCCGTCGCCGTCCACGTCACCCGGGCTCGCCTCCACCGGTGTGTAACCCGAACCGGGCGAAGACAGCGGTACGTCGAGGTAGTTGCCGCCGGTGAAACGCACCGAGGGCTCCGAAGCCGGCTGCTCCGTGCCGCCGACCACCGCGCGCACGGTGTACGAGGCGTCCGAAGGCGCGCCGCTGTCCAGGTAGTTGGTGGAGTCGGTGACCGGCGAGCCGTTCACCTTCGTGCCGTCGCGGTAGACGTTGAACGCCGTGTCGTAGCTCTCGGTGCCCAACAGCCGCCAGGACACCAGGTTGTTCGAGCCCGAACGCACCGAGACCAGGCCCCGGTTCAGGTCCTCCATCTGCAGGGCCTCACCGGCCGGCGGGCCGGGATCCGGGTCGGTGCCGCCGCCGGCCTTGACCAGCCGCCACTGCTGGTTGGTGCCGTCGACGTCGTCGTACTGGGAGATCCGGGCGCCGTCGTTCATCGACCGCTCCCAGACGTCCAGGGCCTTGCCGCTGTTGCGGTTGATCAGCTGCACGTGCTGGCTGTCGATGTCGACCACGCTGAACTGCTGATGGGCGGCGTTGTCGTCCGTCCACTGCAGCACGTTCGCGCCGTTGGCCGTGGATCGCCCTTCGACGTCGAGCACCTTGCCACTGTGCCGGGCCTTGATCCGGTAGTACCCGTTGCCCGAATCGACGAACTGGAACTGCTGGTTGGCGCCGGTTCCAGGGGTCCGCTGGACGACCGTGGCGCCGTCGGCGGTGGAGCCTTCCGAGATCTCGATGGCCTTGCCGCTGTGGCGTGAGACCAGCTGGTAGTAGGCGGACGTGTCGATCACGGCCGCACTCGCGCTGGGCGCGGGCAGGGCGACCAGCGAGACGGCGGCCAGCAGCGCCGCCAGTAAGAACGTGACCGGCCCGCGGGTTCTTCGTGGGCTGTGGACGGACATGTGCTCTCCTTCACGTGGGGGGCGAGGGCTTGTGGGGATCCCCGGCGCGAATGAAACGATTCACCTGGGTGGTGCGCGAGGGAGGGGTCTTGCCCTGGCGGTTGGGAGCGCTCCCATGAGGCTAGAAGGGGCCACCGGGAGCGGCAAGACCTGTGCGCCGACTGAATGTGACAGTCTGTTTGATCGTGGACTGTTCGGCCTTGCTCATTGCCGGGTGCCTGAGTACCGTCCATCAAATGTCAACAGAATCGGAAGAAGACCAACGACCTCTCCGTCCGGAGCAGATGGCCTGACCGTTGCCGGCATCTGCTTGTCATGAACGCGTCTTGCGTTGCCGTGTTCCTGTTCCGGGGCCCAGAGATGAGGAGTTGGCAAGGATGCGAAGACACCCTGTCCGCACGGCACTCAGCATCGCGACCGCCGTGATCCTGGCGTGCGGCGCGGCGGCATTCGGGCCGGTTTCCCCGGCCTCCGCGCAGTTCGGCGAGGCCGAGATCTCGCCGATCGAGAGCGACCTCAGCGCGAAGTCCTGGGTGAGCGTCGAGGCCGGCAGCGGGGCGTCCACCGCTGACCTGGCGATCGACCAGGACGACCGGACCGCGTGGAGGGCGGATGGCACGTCCGCGCACCAGTGGCTGACGCTCGATCTGGGCGGCGCCTACGACAACGTCAGGAAGGTCGAGGTCGTCTTCCCGAGCGCCGGGGCCGTCTACCAGTACGTGGTGGAGTCGTCCGCGGACGGCGACAGCTGGAACGTCATCGCCGACCACTCGGCCGACCACCGGCCCTCTCGCGGGTCCGTGGACCTCTTCACCCGGCCGGGGACGAGGTTCGTCCGGGTGACGTTCACGGGAGCCTCGCCCCGCGCGACCTTGGGAATCAGCGAGCTCAGCGTCTACAACTACCTGCGCGACGACCTGATCCTCGGCGCCGACGCCTCCTGGGTGGACAACGATGTCGCCGAAGGGCGCGAGTACTGGGTGCGCCCGACCGAGGAGGACCCCGGCGCGGGTCCCCACCTGCTGGACGTGCTCCAGGACCGCGGCGTCGAGTACGTCCGGCTGCGGGTCTTCAACGAGCCCCGCAGCGAGTCCTCGGGCGGCGTACTGACCGTTCCCTACCAAGGCCCGAAACGGTCACTCGAGGTGGCCAAGTGGATCAAGGCCGAACGGGACATGGGCCTGGGGATCGACCTTCACTACGCGGACTCGTGGGCCGACCCGGCCAAGCAGCCGAAGCCGCGGGCGTGGGCCCAGCTGAAGTTCGACGAGCTGACCGAGGCGGTGTACGACCACACCTACGACTACGTCGAGCAGTTGATCGAGCAGGGCACGACGCCGGACAAGGTGGCGATCGGCAACGAGATCGTCAACGGCTTCATGTACGGCAGTGAGGCCGCGCTGATCGGCACCACCGATCCGGCGTACTTCCGGAACCAGCCGGAGATCTACCAGTCGCAGCCCGGCGGCGGCCTGCTCTGGAAGTACTGGGGCTCGGACGACCCGGAGGAGCGGCGGCTCTACGACGAGGCGTGGGACCGGTTCACGACGCTGTCCGCGGCGGGGATCCGCGCGGTCCGCGACGTGGCGGCCGACCACGGCGAGGACATCGACGTCGAGACGCACATCATCATCGGCAAGGACCGGGGCGCCAAGACGCTCGAGTTCTGGGATCAGTACCTGACCCGGGTGAAAGCCAAAGGCGCCGACGTGGACGTCCTCGCCCACTCGTACTACCCGGAGTGGCACGGGTCGCCGGACCACTACGAGTCCAACATCAACGCGGTGGCGGCGGCGCACCCGGGGTACAAGATCGAGATCGCCGAGACCTCGTACCCGGCGTCGGGTGGCGGCGGGACCCCGATGCCCAACTCGACGTACCCGCGGACCGTTCAGGGGCAGGCGGACGCCCTCCAGCACGTGTTCCGGATCGCCAACGACATCCCGGACAACCAGGGCCTGGGCGTGCTGGCGTGGGAGCCGGCGAGATGGCAGTCCTTGTTCACCGCCGTACCGGGCATGCCACGCACCTGGGAGCCGAACGCGTCGATCGACATCTTCACCAAGAGTCGCGCGTCCCACGTGGTGGAGGACACCGTGTACGCGTCCGCACTCGTCGGCGGCGAGGTGGTGCTGCCGGATGCGGTGCGGGCGCTGACGATGGCCGACGGTTCGGCGGAGCCGGTCCCGGTGGAATGGGACCCGGTGCCGGACGGAGCCACCGACACGGCCGGCCGGCTCACGGTGCGCGGCTCGACCGAGTACGGGCGGGTGACGGCGATGGTCGACGTGGTCGACACGTATGCCGGGCTCGCCTGTGACCGGGTGATCACCGGCCGGTATGCCGGGCCGTTGACGGTGACGAAGGGCGTGACCTGCCTGGACGGAGCGACGGTGTCGGGCCCGGTGTCGGTGCGGGCCGGTGCCTCGCTCCAGGCGGACGGCGCGGTGGTCGCCGGACCCGTGCGGGCCGACGGCGCGGCGGGGGTGGTGATCTGCGACAGCCGGATCTCCGGCCCGGTGACGTCGTCCGGGACCTCGTCGGTGACGATCGGCAACCCGGTGCTGGGATGTGCGCCGAATACGGTCACCGGCCCGGTGACCGTGACGCGGACGAACTGGTGGAACGTGATCGCCGGGAACACCATCAACGGCCCGCTGGTGTGCGGGGGAAACGCTCAGCCGCCGGTGAACAACGGATCGGCCAACACGGTGAGTGGTCCCAAGTCGGAGCAGTGCCGCGACCTGTAGCGCTCCGACGTCGGGCTGTTTCGAGGCGCTGCCGGGCCGGGAGGCCCGGCAGTACGCTCACGGGCACTCGCCGCGCACCCTCCCGTCGCCGCCGCGAGCGGTCAGATCGCGCAGCCCGCGTGCGCCAGCGCCTGCTTCAGCAGGACCCCGTGCCCGCCCGGCATCTCGCTCTGCACCGCTTCCGAGAGGGCCTCCTGAGGGCTGAACCACACCAGGTCCAGCGCGTCCTGCCGAGGACGGCAGTCGCCCGTCACCGGCACGATGTAGGCCAGGGACACCGCGTGCTGGCGGGGGTCGTGGTACGGCGTGATGCCCTGCGTCGGGAAGTACTCCGCGACCGTGAACGGCTGGAGCGAGGCCGGGACGCGGGGCAGGGCGACCGGGCCGAGGTCCTTCTCGAGATGGCGCAGCAGGGCGTCGCGGACCCGCTCGTGGTGCAGCACCCGGCCGGAGACCAGCGTCCGGCTGACCGTACCGTCGGGCCCGATGCGCAGCAGCAGGCCGACGCTGGTGACTTCGCCGCTGTCGTCGACGCGCACCGGGACGGCCTCGACGTAGAGGATCGGCATGCGGGCGCGCGCCATCTCCAAATCGTCGGAGGACAGCCAGCCGGGCGTGGTTTCGGTCATGTCAGACATCGCTTGATCATACTTTCAGCCGTGTGGACATCCTGGGTAGCCGCTCCAGGAGAACTGTGACCGGCCACACGCGTCAGGGCTTCACGGCCACCGCGCCGTACTGCGGAACCAGCACGGCCGAATCGGGCTCGGCGCGCCACTGCCCGCACGACACCATGCCCGGGTCGAGCAGGTCGAGGCCCTCGAGGAACGCGGCGATGTCCGCGCCGCTGCGGGCCGTGATCGGGGGAGTGGCGTTCTCGTTCCAGAACTTCATGGCCGGGATCTGGCCCGCGCCGCCGAGCTCGTCGTCGAAGGTCGGGTGGGTGAGGACCAGGAAGCTGCCGGAGGGGACCGCGGCCATCACCCGGCGCACGATGTCCCGGGCCTTGTCGGTGTCCAGGACGAAGTTGAGGATGCCCAGCATCATCACGGCGACGGGCCGGGTGAGGTCGAGGGTGTGCCCCGCCCGCTCGATGATGGCGTCCGGGTCGTGGACGTCGGCGTCGATGTAGGCGGTGGCGCCGTCGCTGGTGCCGGTCAGCAGGGTGCGGGCGTGCACCAGCACGATCGGGTCGTTGTCGACGTAGACGATCCGCGAGTCGGGCGCGATGCGCTGGGCGATCTCGTGGGTGTTGTCCGCCGTCGGCAGGCCCGTGCCGATGTCCAGGAACTGCCGTACCCCGCACTCGCCGGCCAGGTGCGACACGGCCCGGCCGAGGAACTCCCGGTCCGCCCGGGCGATGTCCCGGATGATCGGGAACATCTCGGCGACGTGCCGGCCGACCTGCTGGTCGACCTCGTAGTTGTCCTTGCCGCCGATCCAGTAGTTCCACACGCGCGCGTTGTGCGCCACACCGGTGTTCAGCCTCGCCGAGCCGCTCGGCGGGGTGTGGCTGTCCGTCACGTCTGTTCCTCTCCTCGCACGAGCGGCCGAAACCGGCCATCGCCGCCATTGTGCCGTCCCGTTGATCACGCTGTCCCGGGAATCGGCAGAGCCGGTGGGGCCGTCGGTGTGCGGCGGGGAAAACCGTGTGCTGTCCCCGGTTCAGCCGGAGTCGGGGCTCGCGGCCGGCGTCCGGCCGGCCAGGACGTCCGCCAGGCGCTGGGTGCCGAGCCGCGCCGCCTGTTCGACGGAGTCCTGCTCGTCGCCGTCGAGCCCGCCCGCCGTGACGGTGAGCGCGTCGTTGCCGACGCGCACGGCGGCGACGTCCAGGGTGAGGGTGGCCTCCGTGCCCCCGATGGGGCCCCGCACCGTCACGCGCAGGCCCTCACGGGCGTCGCCCACGGCGGGCGGCGAGGTGTCGACGACCTGGACGGTGCGCTGTTCACGGCCGTCGGTCACGGTGAACTGGTCGCACTCCTGCGGCAGGCCCGCCAGCCACTGCAGGGACTCCTGCGGGTCGGTCCGGTCGTAGGAGGCGACCTGGTACAGCAGGCGCGAGTCGCCCTGCGTGAAGCCGCGCAGCGCGGACACGCCCGACGGCCTGCCCAGCAGATCGTCGTCGAAGAGGGAGTCGAGGAGCCGTTGGCAGTCGGCTGCCTGGGCCTTGGCCGTGAGGAAGTCGGAGACGTCGACCCGGCCGATGAGCAGGCTGTCGTGCCAGTTCTGGGCCTCCGTCTCCTTCACCTGGGTCCAGTCGTCCTCGATGTCCGCCTCGGTGATCAGCGCCGTCCGCGCGCCGCTCTCGGTGAGGGTGGCGGTGGGGGAGGGGGTCTGCCGCTCCCCGGCGACCTGCGACGCGGTGGCGACCGGGACGCGTGCGCCGGCCGCGCCGCCGCCGTCCGAGCAGGCGGCGCCGGCCAGCAGCGTGCCTGCCGCGAGGGCGCAGGAGAGAACGCGGGTGGGCCGGGGCGGACGACGGGTCATCGGGAGTGCCTCCTGGGAACGTGACGCGTGTCCTCAGCGCACCACCGGCATCGACGGCCCACCACCGGCACCGGACTGTTCGGGTGAGCGTCCGCCGGGGCGCGGACGTCTCACGTTCCGGCCCGGGCGTGTCCGTTCTGCCAGGCCCAGGCGGCGATCTCGACGCGGTTCCGGGCGGCCAGCTTGACCTGGACGCTGGACAGGTGGGTCTTGACCGTGGAGAGCGAGACGTACAGTTCGGCCGCGATCTCGGCGTTGGTGCGGCCGAGGGCGACGAGGCGGACCACGTCCAGCTCCCGCTCGGTCAGCGGCTCCCGGAGCGGCGCCGAGGGGGCCGGGTGCGCCGGGGGCGCCGGCCGCGGCGCGCTGTCGGCGGGCGCCGCCGCCGTGACGTGCTTGAGCAGGCGGACCGTGACGGACGGGGAGACCAGCGAGTCGCCCGCGGCGGCGGCGCGCACGGCCTCCGCGAGGAGGGTCGGCCCGGAGTCCTTGAGCAGGAATCCGCAGGCGCCGCCGCGCAGCGCGCCGTACACGTACTCGTCGAGGTCGAAGGTGGTCACCACGACCACCCGCAGGGGGTCGGCGACCTGGGGCCCGGCCAGCAGCCGGGTCGCCTCCAGACCGTCCAGCTTCGGCATCCTGATGTCCAGCAGGCACACGTCCGGGCGCTCGCGGCGGGCCAGCGCCACGGCCTCCTCGCCGTCTCGGGCCTCGGCGACCACGGTGATGTCCGGCTGGGCGTCGAG
This genomic stretch from Streptomyces sp. Go-475 harbors:
- a CDS encoding SAM-dependent methyltransferase, whose product is MTDSHTPPSGSARLNTGVAHNARVWNYWIGGKDNYEVDQQVGRHVAEMFPIIRDIARADREFLGRAVSHLAGECGVRQFLDIGTGLPTADNTHEIAQRIAPDSRIVYVDNDPIVLVHARTLLTGTSDGATAYIDADVHDPDAIIERAGHTLDLTRPVAVMMLGILNFVLDTDKARDIVRRVMAAVPSGSFLVLTHPTFDDELGGAGQIPAMKFWNENATPPITARSGADIAAFLEGLDLLDPGMVSCGQWRAEPDSAVLVPQYGAVAVKP
- a CDS encoding NUDIX hydrolase family protein, producing MSDMTETTPGWLSSDDLEMARARMPILYVEAVPVRVDDSGEVTSVGLLLRIGPDGTVSRTLVSGRVLHHERVRDALLRHLEKDLGPVALPRVPASLQPFTVAEYFPTQGITPYHDPRQHAVSLAYIVPVTGDCRPRQDALDLVWFSPQEALSEAVQSEMPGGHGVLLKQALAHAGCAI
- a CDS encoding glycosyl hydrolase 53 family protein gives rise to the protein MRRHPVRTALSIATAVILACGAAAFGPVSPASAQFGEAEISPIESDLSAKSWVSVEAGSGASTADLAIDQDDRTAWRADGTSAHQWLTLDLGGAYDNVRKVEVVFPSAGAVYQYVVESSADGDSWNVIADHSADHRPSRGSVDLFTRPGTRFVRVTFTGASPRATLGISELSVYNYLRDDLILGADASWVDNDVAEGREYWVRPTEEDPGAGPHLLDVLQDRGVEYVRLRVFNEPRSESSGGVLTVPYQGPKRSLEVAKWIKAERDMGLGIDLHYADSWADPAKQPKPRAWAQLKFDELTEAVYDHTYDYVEQLIEQGTTPDKVAIGNEIVNGFMYGSEAALIGTTDPAYFRNQPEIYQSQPGGGLLWKYWGSDDPEERRLYDEAWDRFTTLSAAGIRAVRDVAADHGEDIDVETHIIIGKDRGAKTLEFWDQYLTRVKAKGADVDVLAHSYYPEWHGSPDHYESNINAVAAAHPGYKIEIAETSYPASGGGGTPMPNSTYPRTVQGQADALQHVFRIANDIPDNQGLGVLAWEPARWQSLFTAVPGMPRTWEPNASIDIFTKSRASHVVEDTVYASALVGGEVVLPDAVRALTMADGSAEPVPVEWDPVPDGATDTAGRLTVRGSTEYGRVTAMVDVVDTYAGLACDRVITGRYAGPLTVTKGVTCLDGATVSGPVSVRAGASLQADGAVVAGPVRADGAAGVVICDSRISGPVTSSGTSSVTIGNPVLGCAPNTVTGPVTVTRTNWWNVIAGNTINGPLVCGGNAQPPVNNGSANTVSGPKSEQCRDL
- a CDS encoding response regulator transcription factor; translated protein: MTTPDPAGAGGRSGAPIRVLIADDQDMVRTGFRFFLDAQPDITVVAEARDGEEAVALARRERPDVCLLDIRMPKLDGLEATRLLAGPQVADPLRVVVVTTFDLDEYVYGALRGGACGFLLKDSGPTLLAEAVRAAAAGDSLVSPSVTVRLLKHVTAAAPADSAPRPAPPAHPAPSAPLREPLTERELDVVRLVALGRTNAEIAAELYVSLSTVKTHLSSVQVKLAARNRVEIAAWAWQNGHARAGT
- a CDS encoding RICIN domain-containing protein, with protein sequence MSVHSPRRTRGPVTFLLAALLAAVSLVALPAPSASAAVIDTSAYYQLVSRHSGKAIEISEGSTADGATVVQRTPGTGANQQFQFVDSGNGYYRIKARHSGKVLDVEGRSTANGANVLQWTDDNAAHQQFSVVDIDSQHVQLINRNSGKALDVWERSMNDGARISQYDDVDGTNQQWRLVKAGGGTDPDPGPPAGEALQMEDLNRGLVSVRSGSNNLVSWRLLGTESYDTAFNVYRDGTKVNGSPVTDSTNYLDSGAPSDASYTVRAVVGGTEQPASEPSVRFTGGNYLDVPLSSPGSGYTPVEASPGDVDGDGQYELIVKWDPDNAKDNSQSGVTGNVYIDAYRLGGQRLWRVDLGRNIRAGAHYTQFQVYDYDGDGKAEVAMKTADATRDGRGTVIGNASADHRNSSGYVLTGPEYLTMFNGLTGAAMSTVSYDPPRGNLSSWGDNYGNRADRFLAGTAYLDGQRPSLIMARGYYTRAVIAAWDFRNGQLVKRWTFDSNASGNGAAHGQGNHQLSVADVDADGRQEIVYGSATIDDNGRLMYATGFGHGDALHVGDFVPGRAGLEVFSIHEASNQPGSDLHDARTGQVIHRTPTSGSEGPGRGVAGDIYAGNAGAEFWGSGPNMTNLRNASGGNVGRNPSSANFLAWWDADPVRELLNGTQIDKYGTGGDTRLLTGSGVASSNGTKSTPVLSGDLFGDWREEVIWRHSGNNALRIYATTTPTTTKLHTLVHDAQYRTALAWQNTAYNQPPHPSYFLGAGMTRPPQPNVYVR